A genomic window from Caldicellulosiruptor kronotskyensis 2002 includes:
- a CDS encoding carbohydrate ABC transporter permease, giving the protein MRNRTKTQEYLTAFVMLLPYILSFCVFFAYPLVKAFMISFQNFSFLGDAPPKFVGLANYKEALTNKMFLDSILNTLYYSVLVVPTQLIIALILAVIVNDKVKFKEFFRTTYYLPTVTSPVAVSIIFLFLYKTDGLVNQILSHIGITPRNWFNEPSFVMPAIVSVAVWGSVGFYMVTFLSGLSTIPDQLYEAAEVEGAGEFIKLIKITIPLLKPMIFFNTVVSFISTLQMFDLSYIIGGSDGGPMGKAMTMVVMIYRTAFKEFNMGVASAMAFVVFGIIFVLTLIQRKFFGEEMSY; this is encoded by the coding sequence ATGAGAAATAGAACAAAAACGCAAGAATACTTGACAGCTTTTGTCATGCTGCTTCCTTATATACTGTCTTTTTGTGTATTTTTTGCTTACCCGCTTGTAAAAGCTTTTATGATAAGTTTTCAGAACTTTTCATTCTTAGGAGATGCTCCACCTAAATTTGTAGGCCTTGCTAACTATAAAGAAGCGCTGACAAACAAGATGTTTTTAGATTCTATCCTTAACACACTTTATTATTCGGTTTTAGTTGTTCCTACTCAGCTTATTATTGCTCTCATTTTAGCTGTGATAGTAAATGACAAGGTAAAATTCAAGGAGTTTTTCAGAACAACATATTATCTTCCCACGGTTACATCACCTGTAGCAGTATCGATTATATTTCTGTTTTTGTACAAAACAGATGGGCTTGTGAATCAGATTTTAAGTCATATTGGGATTACTCCTCGAAATTGGTTCAATGAACCTTCTTTTGTGATGCCCGCAATTGTGAGTGTTGCTGTTTGGGGATCTGTAGGGTTTTATATGGTTACATTTTTGTCTGGACTTTCAACAATTCCAGACCAGCTTTATGAAGCTGCAGAAGTTGAAGGTGCAGGAGAATTTATTAAGCTTATTAAAATCACAATACCTCTTTTAAAACCGATGATATTTTTCAACACAGTTGTATCTTTTATTAGTACTCTCCAGATGTTTGATTTGTCATACATTATAGGCGGTTCTGATGGTGGTCCCATGGGAAAAGCAATGACAATGGTTGTGATGATATACAGAACAGCTTTTAAAGAGTTCAACATGGGAGTTGCCTCGGCTATGGCGTTTGTTGTGTTTGGGATTATCTTTGTATTGACATTAATTCAGCGAAAATTTTTTGGCGAGGAAATGTCATATTAA
- a CDS encoding ABC transporter substrate-binding protein, with protein MKKFLTILLTLIFLLSLVAGIGAAQKDVFATSKITLKLGAWASSPAEKKIVQNQIAAFKKLYPNVDVKITEIVGDYNQKMQLLMASKTEPDIFYMDSMPAWQYIAKNVLEPLDSWMKKYNVKTIGYESSLLQPFIYKGKVYGLPKDYNTLVLFYNKEMFKQAGLTQAPKTWQELKEYAKKLTTDKVVGLTMNLELARIQPFAYQNGGKVFDGSKPVFTDPKALEGLKFALDLFKEGICKTPKDLGAGWVGDAFADKKAAMTIEGGWMIPFLNDRKIPKDQYGIAELPAGPAGKSTMAFTVAYVMSKNSKHKPEAFKLIRFLTGEGGQKYVVEAGLALPSLKSAGVNFAKTYPERKALVDGAKYAQVYFYGLDGTKVVDVFNKAFEDYVIGKKYDLKKNIEERVKQIMK; from the coding sequence ATGAAAAAATTTCTAACAATTTTATTAACGTTAATTTTCCTACTTTCCTTGGTTGCAGGAATAGGTGCTGCGCAAAAAGATGTTTTTGCCACTTCCAAGATAACTTTAAAGCTTGGTGCGTGGGCATCTTCCCCTGCTGAGAAGAAGATTGTTCAAAACCAAATTGCAGCGTTCAAAAAGCTGTATCCAAATGTTGATGTAAAAATTACTGAAATTGTCGGTGACTATAACCAAAAGATGCAGCTTCTCATGGCATCTAAAACAGAACCAGATATCTTTTACATGGATTCAATGCCAGCTTGGCAGTACATTGCAAAGAATGTCTTAGAGCCGCTTGACAGCTGGATGAAAAAGTACAATGTCAAAACAATTGGTTATGAGTCATCACTTCTCCAGCCATTCATATACAAAGGAAAAGTGTATGGACTTCCAAAAGACTACAATACATTAGTTTTGTTCTACAACAAAGAGATGTTCAAACAGGCAGGTCTTACACAGGCACCAAAGACATGGCAGGAGTTGAAAGAGTATGCTAAAAAACTTACAACAGACAAGGTTGTAGGTCTTACAATGAATCTTGAGCTTGCAAGAATTCAACCTTTTGCATATCAAAATGGTGGTAAAGTATTTGACGGTAGTAAGCCAGTCTTTACTGACCCGAAAGCCTTGGAAGGCTTAAAATTTGCACTTGACCTTTTCAAAGAAGGAATATGCAAGACTCCGAAGGATTTAGGCGCTGGCTGGGTTGGAGATGCATTTGCTGACAAGAAAGCTGCTATGACAATTGAAGGCGGCTGGATGATTCCATTCTTAAACGACAGAAAGATACCAAAAGATCAATATGGAATTGCAGAACTTCCCGCAGGACCAGCTGGCAAGTCAACAATGGCATTCACCGTTGCATATGTAATGAGCAAGAATTCTAAGCACAAACCTGAAGCGTTCAAACTTATAAGATTCTTAACTGGAGAAGGTGGTCAAAAGTACGTGGTTGAAGCAGGTTTGGCACTTCCTTCATTAAAGAGTGCAGGTGTAAACTTTGCTAAGACTTATCCAGAGAGAAAAGCGCTTGTTGATGGTGCAAAATATGCACAGGTCTACTTCTATGGTCTGGATGGCACAAAAGTTGTGGATGTCTTCAACAAAGCATTTGAAGACTATGTAATTGGCAAAAAGTATGACCTTAAGAAGAACATTGAGGAAAGAGTAAAGCAAATCATGAAGTAA
- a CDS encoding glycoside hydrolase family 65 protein, with protein sequence MKLSEKNWLIEQESFGVSHKHETCFALTNGYVGIRGINEEVFCDEIPGTFIAGVFDKDTAQVTELVNLPNPIGLRIYINREFLNPLKCEVVEFKRVLDLKQGLLFRKLRLKDEKGRITSIEGFRFVSMKNKNLIVQKYNVVCENYSAVLNVESFIDANTMNSKDIPNDRVKHYEVEDKKDCKSCIFLGITTKDKRYKVGIASSTEVLLDSQKCYFNRFVKDLGSVITENLEVEAKEGKSYEIVKLSVLVSSRENVDDIFRSSTIKLERAKELGVERLLSEHIEEYDKLWDVAKVEVIGDEVADRSLKFNVFHLLSMANPEDEHVSLGAKGLHGEGYKGHVFWDTEIFMLPFYIYTNPKAARSMLMYRYNLLDGARENARKNGYKGAQFPWESADTGQEETPKWGYDYLGKPVRIWTGDIEYHISADIAFAVLEYVRATDDIEFLLNYGAEIVIETARFWASICKYNEEKDRYEINDVIGPDEFHEHCNNNAYTNYLAKWNLEKAYEVLKCLEENYPSHFERLVKKINLSEDEPLNWLKVASKIYIPYHPETKLIEQFEGYFNLKDFVIKEYDSNNMPVWPEGVELDKLNSYQLIKQADVVMLLYLLGDQFDEEVMKINYDYYEKRTMHKSSLSPSIYALMGVRVGETKRAYINFMRTALTDIEDNQGNTALGIHAASLGGTWQALIFGFGGLKVEKDDVLSVNPWLFEKWEALKFSIWWKGNLLDFVITKENVEVKKRVDRSKVKIKIRSKEVVL encoded by the coding sequence ATGAAACTTTCAGAAAAAAACTGGCTGATTGAACAGGAAAGTTTTGGAGTTTCACATAAACATGAAACCTGCTTTGCTCTTACAAATGGGTATGTAGGAATAAGGGGAATCAATGAAGAGGTTTTTTGTGATGAGATACCAGGAACTTTCATAGCAGGTGTATTTGACAAAGACACAGCTCAGGTTACAGAACTTGTGAATTTGCCAAATCCAATAGGTCTTAGGATTTATATAAATAGAGAATTTCTAAATCCTTTGAAATGTGAAGTTGTTGAATTTAAGAGAGTTTTAGACTTAAAACAGGGACTGCTTTTTAGAAAATTGAGACTAAAAGATGAAAAAGGTAGAATTACATCAATAGAGGGATTTCGATTTGTCAGCATGAAAAATAAAAATCTTATTGTTCAAAAGTACAATGTGGTTTGCGAAAACTACTCAGCGGTTTTAAATGTAGAAAGTTTTATCGATGCCAATACCATGAACTCCAAGGATATTCCAAACGATAGAGTAAAACATTATGAAGTAGAAGATAAAAAGGATTGCAAAAGCTGTATATTCCTTGGCATTACAACAAAGGATAAAAGATACAAAGTGGGAATAGCAAGTTCTACAGAGGTTTTATTAGATAGCCAGAAATGTTATTTTAATAGATTTGTAAAAGATTTAGGAAGCGTTATTACTGAAAACCTTGAGGTTGAAGCAAAAGAAGGAAAAAGTTATGAGATTGTAAAGCTGAGTGTATTGGTGTCCTCAAGAGAAAATGTTGATGATATTTTTAGAAGTTCTACAATCAAGCTTGAAAGAGCAAAAGAATTAGGTGTTGAGAGGCTGCTTTCTGAGCATATAGAAGAGTATGATAAGCTCTGGGATGTTGCCAAGGTTGAGGTAATTGGTGATGAGGTTGCAGATAGAAGTCTTAAATTTAATGTTTTCCATCTACTTAGTATGGCAAATCCAGAAGATGAACATGTAAGCCTTGGTGCAAAAGGCCTTCACGGAGAAGGCTACAAAGGACATGTTTTTTGGGACACAGAGATTTTTATGCTCCCGTTTTACATTTACACAAATCCGAAAGCTGCAAGGTCAATGCTGATGTACAGGTACAATCTTTTGGACGGTGCAAGAGAGAATGCAAGGAAAAATGGATACAAAGGTGCGCAGTTCCCCTGGGAGTCTGCAGACACCGGTCAAGAGGAGACGCCAAAGTGGGGGTACGATTATCTTGGCAAACCTGTTCGAATATGGACAGGGGATATAGAATATCATATCTCAGCAGATATAGCCTTTGCAGTTTTAGAATATGTGCGTGCAACAGATGATATAGAGTTTCTTTTAAACTATGGTGCGGAAATTGTGATTGAAACAGCAAGGTTTTGGGCTTCTATTTGTAAATATAATGAAGAAAAGGATAGATATGAAATAAATGATGTGATAGGTCCGGATGAGTTCCATGAACATTGTAACAACAATGCCTATACCAATTATCTTGCAAAGTGGAACTTAGAAAAGGCTTATGAAGTATTGAAATGCTTAGAGGAAAATTACCCAAGCCATTTTGAAAGGTTAGTAAAAAAAATAAACTTATCAGAAGATGAACCTTTGAACTGGCTAAAAGTTGCATCAAAGATTTATATTCCATACCATCCTGAAACAAAGCTAATTGAACAGTTTGAAGGATATTTTAATCTTAAAGATTTTGTTATTAAAGAATACGACAGCAACAATATGCCAGTCTGGCCAGAAGGTGTTGAGCTTGACAAGCTAAATAGCTATCAGCTCATTAAACAAGCAGACGTTGTGATGCTTTTGTATTTGCTTGGCGACCAGTTTGATGAAGAGGTCATGAAAATAAACTATGATTACTATGAAAAAAGGACAATGCACAAATCGTCTTTAAGTCCGAGCATTTATGCTTTGATGGGAGTAAGAGTGGGTGAGACAAAAAGAGCATATATAAATTTTATGCGTACCGCTTTGACAGACATTGAAGACAATCAAGGCAACACAGCTTTGGGGATACACGCTGCGTCTTTGGGCGGCACATGGCAAGCTTTGATATTTGGTTTTGGAGGTTTAAAAGTAGAAAAGGATGATGTTCTCTCTGTCAATCCGTGGCTTTTTGAAAAGTGGGAAGCTTTGAAATTTAGCATTTGGTGGAAAGGAAACTTGCTGGATTTTGTCATAACCAAGGAAAATGTTGAGGTCAAAAAAAGAGTTGACAGGAGCAAAGTAAAAATCAAGATAAGAAGCAAAGAAGTTGTTTTATAG
- a CDS encoding HAD family hydrolase, protein MGKIKAAIFDMDGVLTDTVKLHFKAWKKMFENHGYKFEYEDYKWKVDGKPRLDGIRSIAYDMPEDKLIEMAEEKQKIFLEFVEQENLEAFEDSIWLLNHLKQNNIRLAVASSSKNTTKILTKIGIHNMFDTIVTGYDFKKGKPDPEIFLTAAQRLNVNPKECVVFEDAIDGVKAGIRAGMLTIGVCRDGQFDRLKEAHYVVDKLTNVNLELLENLHEKLFKKV, encoded by the coding sequence ATGGGAAAAATCAAGGCTGCTATTTTTGACATGGATGGTGTTTTAACAGATACTGTAAAATTACATTTCAAAGCATGGAAAAAGATGTTTGAAAACCACGGTTATAAATTTGAATATGAAGATTACAAATGGAAGGTTGACGGAAAACCAAGGCTGGATGGGATAAGAAGCATTGCATATGATATGCCAGAAGACAAGTTAATAGAAATGGCAGAGGAAAAACAAAAGATTTTTTTGGAATTTGTTGAACAAGAAAATTTAGAAGCTTTTGAAGATAGCATATGGCTTTTGAATCATTTGAAGCAAAATAATATAAGACTTGCTGTTGCTTCTTCAAGCAAAAATACTACTAAAATTTTGACCAAAATAGGAATTCACAATATGTTTGATACAATTGTGACAGGGTATGATTTCAAAAAAGGAAAACCTGACCCTGAAATATTTCTAACTGCTGCACAAAGACTAAACGTAAATCCCAAAGAGTGCGTCGTGTTTGAAGATGCTATAGATGGGGTAAAGGCAGGTATTCGTGCGGGGATGCTTACAATTGGTGTCTGTAGAGATGGTCAATTTGATAGGCTCAAAGAAGCTCATTACGTGGTTGATAAATTGACCAATGTTAACTTGGAACTTCTTGAAAATCTTCATGAAAAACTTTTCAAAAAGGTTTAG
- the yunB gene encoding sporulation protein YunB, which produces MRFYNYNRRRCQKALVLLAFLIFALFTLAIFIEIWLENYLIEAFEYRAKQKIVEVTNQAVLQVLQQQKIKYDDVVKVEKGEKPSLIKIDTVVLNKEAANLILLINQKAKTLTPVEVEFRLGYIFNNIFFNQFGPVLRGNIMYISAVSYNWQSDFNSAGINQTVHRIYLNLKFEGHFLFLRTKRKVTLLQRIPIAENIYIGEVPKVYIGK; this is translated from the coding sequence ATGAGATTTTATAACTACAACAGGCGCAGATGCCAAAAGGCATTAGTCCTTTTGGCTTTTTTAATCTTTGCACTATTTACTTTAGCTATCTTCATAGAAATTTGGCTGGAAAACTATCTAATAGAAGCATTTGAATACAGGGCAAAACAAAAAATTGTAGAGGTAACAAATCAAGCTGTGTTGCAGGTTTTGCAGCAGCAAAAGATAAAGTATGATGATGTAGTCAAGGTTGAAAAAGGAGAAAAACCTTCGCTAATAAAAATTGATACCGTTGTATTAAATAAAGAAGCAGCAAATTTAATTCTTTTGATAAATCAAAAAGCAAAAACGCTCACACCTGTTGAGGTAGAATTTAGATTGGGCTATATTTTCAACAACATATTTTTTAATCAATTTGGTCCGGTACTAAGAGGAAATATAATGTACATATCAGCAGTTTCATATAACTGGCAGTCTGACTTTAATTCAGCAGGAATTAATCAAACAGTCCACAGAATATATTTGAACTTAAAATTTGAAGGACACTTTTTGTTTTTGAGGACAAAAAGAAAAGTGACGCTGCTCCAGCGCATCCCAATCGCCGAGAACATCTATATTGGAGAAGTTCCAAAAGTGTATATAGGCAAATAA
- a CDS encoding mannose-1-phosphate guanylyltransferase: MDWACILSGGAGVRLWPKSRKTFPKQFLQIIGDKSFLEMTYDRVKRIIPPEKIHIVTHINYREHFRMLLPNVMVENLIFEPEQKETLACVSLACIHILKKDPDSVLGIFPSDHFISKTDRFESAIKKGYEIAKKGHIVCFGIAPTRADTNYGYIKLGMELEKGVFTAERFVEKPDVKRARYLVKSKYFWNSGIYIFKASVFLKELKRYMPYCYDVFMRIFSSISTDSYIDELKKGYKLLDKISVDKAIMEKTKRLVVLTADFEWDDVGSWSAFERILTKDENGNVIKAEAITNETKNCIIFSDKFVIALGIKDIILISVDDAILVCHKSKEREIKEIIQTIALNEKYKKYL; encoded by the coding sequence ATGGACTGGGCTTGCATTTTGTCTGGCGGTGCGGGCGTCAGACTCTGGCCAAAGAGCAGAAAGACATTTCCAAAACAGTTTTTACAAATTATAGGTGATAAAAGTTTTCTTGAAATGACTTATGACAGGGTAAAGAGAATAATACCGCCAGAGAAAATTCATATAGTCACCCATATAAATTACCGTGAACATTTCAGAATGCTTCTCCCAAATGTGATGGTCGAGAATTTGATTTTTGAACCTGAGCAGAAAGAGACACTTGCGTGTGTTAGCTTGGCATGTATCCATATTTTGAAAAAGGATCCAGATAGTGTTTTGGGAATTTTTCCTTCTGATCATTTCATATCTAAAACAGACAGGTTTGAAAGTGCTATCAAAAAAGGTTATGAGATTGCTAAAAAAGGTCATATAGTTTGTTTTGGGATTGCTCCGACAAGAGCTGATACAAACTACGGATATATCAAGCTGGGAATGGAACTTGAAAAGGGAGTATTTACAGCTGAAAGGTTTGTTGAAAAACCTGATGTGAAGAGGGCAAGATATTTAGTGAAATCGAAATACTTTTGGAACAGTGGCATTTATATATTCAAAGCTTCTGTGTTTTTGAAAGAATTAAAAAGATACATGCCCTACTGCTATGATGTTTTTATGAGAATATTTTCTTCAATTTCCACCGATAGTTACATTGATGAACTGAAAAAAGGGTATAAACTTTTAGATAAGATTTCGGTAGACAAGGCAATTATGGAAAAGACAAAAAGACTTGTTGTTTTGACCGCTGATTTTGAATGGGATGATGTTGGCAGCTGGTCTGCGTTTGAAAGGATTTTGACAAAAGATGAAAATGGAAATGTTATCAAGGCAGAGGCTATAACAAATGAAACAAAAAACTGCATAATTTTTTCAGATAAATTTGTAATAGCTCTTGGTATAAAAGACATTATTCTCATCTCGGTTGACGATGCAATTCTTGTCTGTCACAAGTCAAAGGAAAGAGAGATTAAAGAGATAATTCAAACCATAGCACTAAACGAAAAGTATAAAAAGTATTTGTAA